A window of the Streptomyces sp. JB150 genome harbors these coding sequences:
- a CDS encoding LLM class F420-dependent oxidoreductase: MTLGLALALEQDIDRTVLLAREAHDAGLRSVWFGQTLSYDSPTLAAVVGREVPGLHVGTAAIPVFGRHPLLVSSQAQTAQAATGGRYHLGLALGTKYVTETAFGLPHERPVRLLREFLTALRQLLETGSADFHGELLTARTPLPAAVPGAVPPVPILVAAMGPQALRVSGELADGILPYLAGPRALAEHIVPAVTAAAEAAGRPAPRIVAFVPGVVTADVEAAREKAVEALGFYERFPSYERVIHLSGGTRAADLAVIGDEETVAAEVARYRAAGATDVVFTTTDLTGDADRRRTWKLLGELATG; the protein is encoded by the coding sequence ATGACTCTCGGATTAGCGCTCGCCCTCGAACAGGACATCGACCGCACGGTGCTGCTGGCACGGGAGGCCCACGACGCCGGACTGCGTTCCGTCTGGTTCGGGCAGACCCTCTCCTACGACTCTCCCACGCTCGCCGCGGTCGTCGGCCGTGAGGTCCCCGGGCTGCACGTCGGGACCGCCGCGATCCCCGTCTTCGGCCGCCATCCGCTGCTCGTCTCCAGCCAGGCGCAGACCGCGCAGGCGGCGACCGGCGGCCGGTACCACCTCGGACTCGCCCTGGGCACCAAGTACGTCACGGAGACGGCTTTCGGCCTCCCGCACGAGCGCCCCGTCCGGCTGCTCCGCGAATTCCTCACCGCCCTGCGCCAACTCCTCGAGACCGGCAGCGCCGACTTCCACGGCGAACTGCTCACCGCCCGCACGCCGTTGCCCGCCGCGGTCCCGGGCGCCGTACCGCCCGTGCCGATCCTGGTCGCCGCCATGGGACCGCAGGCGCTGCGCGTCTCCGGGGAACTCGCGGACGGCATCCTTCCCTACCTGGCCGGCCCGCGCGCCCTGGCCGAACACATCGTCCCGGCCGTCACCGCCGCCGCCGAGGCGGCGGGCCGGCCGGCACCCCGCATCGTGGCGTTCGTGCCCGGCGTGGTCACCGCCGACGTCGAAGCCGCCCGGGAGAAGGCCGTCGAAGCACTCGGGTTCTACGAGCGGTTCCCCTCCTACGAGCGGGTCATCCACCTGTCCGGCGGCACCCGCGCCGCCGACCTGGCGGTGATCGGCGACGAGGAGACCGTCGCCGCCGAGGTCGCGCGCTACCGGGCGGCCGGGGCGACGGACGTGGTGTTCACGACGACCGACCTGACCGGCGACGCCGACCGGCGCCGCACCTGGAAACTCCTCGGAGAACTGGCGACCGGCTGA
- a CDS encoding GNAT family N-acetyltransferase, whose translation MSEIAIEIRDDRAAGRLEALAEGEVVGRIEYFVLDDPARALVPVHTIVEPAHEGKGIAGSLARELYTLAAREGDPVAPLCPYVVKWAERHPDEAPAADPELLRAAKQWLVAHPDRF comes from the coding sequence ATGAGCGAGATCGCGATCGAGATCCGCGACGACCGGGCGGCGGGCCGCCTGGAAGCCCTCGCGGAGGGCGAGGTCGTCGGACGCATCGAGTACTTCGTCCTCGACGACCCGGCGCGCGCCCTGGTCCCCGTCCACACGATCGTGGAGCCGGCCCACGAGGGGAAGGGCATCGCGGGCTCCCTGGCCCGTGAGCTGTACACCCTCGCCGCCCGTGAGGGCGACCCCGTCGCCCCGCTGTGCCCGTACGTCGTCAAGTGGGCCGAACGCCACCCCGACGAGGCACCCGCGGCCGACCCCGAGCTGCTGCGCGCGGCGAAGCAGTGGCTGGTCGCGCACCCCGACCGGTTCTGA
- a CDS encoding SfnB family sulfur acquisition oxidoreductase yields the protein MSAPHVIAGDAEALDVAGELAGDFRKGAAERDALRRLPRAELERLSASGLLGVTVPAGFGGADVRTETLAEIFRRLAAADASLAQIPQSHFVYVNVLRRQGTPDQQRFLFGEVLRGKRFGNAQSEAGTRHVQDIRTRLTRRPDGSYLLDGVKHYSTGALFAHWIPVLARADDDNLHVAFVPREAPGLTVVDDWDGMGQRTTASGTVRLESVPVPADRVVPHHLTFRGPQLHGAVAQLLHAAIDAGIASGALAEAADFVRTRSRPWFESVDEGHPTAADDPLLIQRFGELAIRVRAAEALLAAAARSVDAARADLTDDTAAEASIAVAAAKVTAAEAAVEAGSALFEVAGTRAALDSLNLHRHWRDARTHTLHDPARWKVQHIGRYTLNGTRPPRHGLL from the coding sequence ATGAGCGCCCCGCACGTGATCGCCGGCGACGCCGAGGCCCTCGACGTCGCCGGCGAGCTGGCCGGGGACTTCCGCAAGGGCGCCGCGGAGCGCGACGCGCTGCGCCGGCTGCCGCGCGCGGAGCTGGAACGGCTGTCAGCCTCCGGGCTGCTCGGGGTGACGGTGCCCGCCGGGTTCGGCGGCGCCGACGTCCGCACCGAGACCCTCGCCGAAATCTTCCGGCGGCTGGCCGCCGCCGACGCCAGCCTCGCCCAGATCCCGCAGAGCCACTTCGTGTACGTCAACGTGCTGCGCCGGCAGGGAACACCCGACCAGCAACGGTTCCTCTTCGGCGAGGTGCTGCGCGGCAAGCGCTTCGGCAACGCCCAGTCCGAGGCGGGGACCCGGCACGTGCAGGACATCCGCACCCGCCTCACCCGCCGGCCGGACGGCTCGTACCTCCTCGACGGCGTCAAGCACTACTCCACCGGCGCCCTCTTCGCCCACTGGATCCCCGTCCTCGCCCGCGCCGACGACGACAACCTGCACGTGGCGTTCGTCCCGCGGGAGGCGCCGGGGCTCACGGTCGTCGACGACTGGGACGGCATGGGCCAGCGCACCACCGCCAGCGGGACCGTCCGCCTGGAGTCGGTGCCCGTCCCCGCCGACCGGGTCGTACCGCACCACCTCACCTTCCGCGGACCGCAACTGCATGGCGCGGTCGCCCAGTTGCTGCACGCCGCCATCGACGCCGGGATCGCCTCCGGCGCACTGGCGGAGGCGGCCGACTTCGTCCGCACCAGGAGCCGCCCCTGGTTCGAGAGCGTCGACGAGGGACACCCGACCGCCGCCGACGACCCGCTGCTGATCCAGCGGTTCGGCGAACTGGCGATCAGGGTGCGGGCCGCCGAGGCGCTGCTCGCCGCGGCGGCGCGGTCCGTGGACGCCGCCCGTGCCGACCTGACCGACGACACGGCCGCCGAGGCCTCGATCGCGGTCGCCGCGGCCAAGGTGACGGCGGCCGAGGCCGCGGTGGAGGCGGGCAGCGCCCTCTTCGAGGTGGCCGGCACCCGCGCCGCGCTCGACTCCCTGAACCTGCACCGCCACTGGCGGGACGCCCGCACCCACACCCTGCACGACCCGGCCCGCTGGAAGGTGCAGCACATCGGCCGGTACACCCTCAACGGCACCCGCCCGCCCCGGCACGGACTGCTGTAG
- a CDS encoding LLM class flavin-dependent oxidoreductase, giving the protein MSLTFHWFLPTNGDSRHVVGGGHGTPAGAAGRDRPPTVAYLSQIARAAEDLGFTGALTPTGAWCEDAWLTTAMVSRHTERLKFLVAFRPGFVSPTLAAQMASTFQRHSGGRLLLNVVTGGESHEQRAYGDFLDKDARYRRTGEFLEVVRQLWQGGTVDLTGEHLRVEGATLARVPDPVPEVYFGGSSPIAGEVAARHADVYLTWGEPPAAVAEKIAWIRALAEKEGRTLRFGVRLHVITRDTAEQAWAEARRLLDGFDPEAVKAVQTGLARSESEGQRRMLALHGGSRDNLEIHPNLWAGIGLVRGGAGTALVGSHEEVADRIAEYHALGIDEFVLSGYPHLEEAYWFGEGVLPRLEARGLWTHPFRDPADARPAAQVPFAGAGGTARH; this is encoded by the coding sequence ATGTCCCTCACCTTCCACTGGTTCCTGCCCACCAACGGCGACAGCCGGCACGTCGTCGGCGGCGGCCACGGCACCCCCGCCGGCGCCGCCGGCCGCGACCGGCCCCCGACGGTCGCCTACCTCAGCCAGATCGCCCGCGCCGCCGAGGACCTGGGCTTCACGGGCGCCCTCACCCCGACCGGCGCCTGGTGCGAGGACGCCTGGCTGACCACCGCGATGGTCAGCCGCCACACCGAGCGGCTGAAGTTCCTGGTCGCCTTCCGGCCCGGCTTCGTCTCCCCGACGCTGGCCGCGCAGATGGCGTCCACCTTCCAGCGGCACAGCGGCGGACGGCTGCTGCTCAACGTCGTCACCGGCGGGGAGAGCCACGAACAGCGCGCCTACGGCGACTTCCTCGACAAGGACGCCCGCTACCGCCGCACCGGCGAGTTCCTGGAGGTGGTGCGGCAGTTGTGGCAGGGCGGGACGGTGGACCTGACCGGCGAGCACCTGCGGGTCGAGGGCGCCACGCTGGCCCGCGTCCCCGACCCGGTCCCGGAGGTGTACTTCGGCGGCTCGTCGCCGATCGCCGGCGAGGTCGCCGCCCGCCACGCGGACGTCTACCTCACCTGGGGCGAACCGCCCGCCGCCGTCGCCGAGAAGATCGCGTGGATCCGCGCGCTGGCCGAGAAGGAGGGGCGCACCCTCCGCTTCGGCGTCCGGCTGCACGTCATCACCCGCGACACCGCCGAGCAGGCCTGGGCCGAGGCACGGCGGCTGCTCGACGGCTTCGACCCCGAGGCCGTCAAGGCCGTCCAGACGGGCCTGGCCCGCAGCGAGTCCGAGGGCCAGCGCCGCATGCTCGCCCTGCACGGCGGCAGCCGCGACAACCTGGAGATCCACCCCAACCTGTGGGCCGGCATCGGACTGGTGCGCGGCGGCGCGGGCACGGCCCTGGTCGGCAGCCATGAGGAGGTCGCCGACCGGATCGCCGAGTACCACGCGCTCGGCATCGACGAGTTCGTCCTCTCCGGCTACCCGCACCTGGAGGAGGCGTACTGGTTCGGCGAGGGAGTCCTGCCCAGGCTCGAAGCGCGAGGACTGTGGACCCACCCGTTCCGCGACCCCGCCGACGCACGCCCCGCCGCCCAGGTCCCCTTCGCCGGCGCCGGCGGCACCGCCCGGCACTGA
- a CDS encoding DMT family transporter, with amino-acid sequence MSALALSVLLSLVSAVAYAGGAIVQERVAVSSPDGRQYAPLRRPIWWAAVALNGLGGLLHVVALAYGPLSLVQPLGALTIVFALPMAALFVRRKAGAAAWRGALMATVGLAGLLSLVGAADTQSLRGPQQITVFLVTAGAVTALMIAGRAAHRHPAVRALLLATASGVAFGMSSVFTKTVAADWTGGVSAVDLPPLAAIGVLATAGLMLSQASYRGAGLAAPLATLTVANPVVAAAVGITMFGESFRYGTTGTVLALGCAVVAAGGLILLTTERIARDETRTRPEPAQPGLPAPAAGSGVTVPVPVTVPARAGSGTAVLAPVPSAKAVPVSASSGAALAMAAGPSRAAAAVTAGLPRTAVAVADGPPRTAVAVADGPPRTAVAVADGPPRAAVAVPAAPAAGPVGPDPVTARGAVPASGRTAAVPAARRREPVPVTAAPSARATPSTQFAQSTPSVPSAPEAGPDGAYESRAPSGAVPLRRTPYRNLLCGVSYVPLPALADRHRTRLTS; translated from the coding sequence ATGAGCGCCCTCGCGTTGTCCGTCCTCCTGTCCCTCGTGTCCGCCGTCGCGTACGCCGGCGGGGCGATCGTGCAGGAGCGCGTCGCGGTGTCCTCGCCGGACGGAAGGCAGTACGCGCCGCTGCGCCGGCCGATCTGGTGGGCGGCGGTGGCGCTGAACGGCCTGGGCGGACTGCTGCACGTGGTCGCGCTGGCCTACGGCCCGCTGAGCCTGGTCCAGCCGCTCGGCGCCCTCACCATCGTCTTCGCCCTGCCCATGGCCGCGCTGTTCGTGCGCCGCAAGGCCGGGGCGGCCGCCTGGCGCGGCGCGCTCATGGCGACCGTGGGCCTGGCCGGACTGCTGTCGCTCGTCGGCGCGGCCGACACCCAGTCGCTGCGCGGACCGCAGCAGATCACCGTCTTCCTGGTCACGGCCGGCGCGGTGACCGCCCTGATGATCGCGGGCCGCGCCGCCCACCGGCACCCGGCGGTGCGCGCCCTGCTGCTGGCGACCGCGTCCGGTGTCGCGTTCGGCATGTCCTCCGTCTTCACCAAGACGGTCGCGGCCGACTGGACCGGCGGGGTGTCGGCGGTCGATCTCCCGCCCCTGGCCGCCATCGGCGTCCTCGCCACGGCCGGGCTGATGCTGTCCCAGGCCTCTTACCGGGGCGCCGGGCTCGCCGCCCCGCTGGCCACGCTGACGGTGGCCAACCCGGTGGTCGCGGCGGCCGTCGGCATCACGATGTTCGGCGAGAGCTTCCGCTACGGCACCACCGGCACCGTCCTCGCGCTGGGCTGCGCGGTGGTCGCGGCGGGCGGCCTGATCCTGCTGACCACGGAGCGCATCGCCCGCGACGAGACCCGGACGCGGCCGGAACCGGCTCAGCCGGGACTGCCCGCCCCGGCGGCGGGCTCCGGTGTGACGGTGCCGGTGCCGGTCACGGTGCCTGCCCGCGCCGGGTCCGGGACGGCCGTACTCGCCCCTGTCCCGTCGGCGAAGGCCGTGCCGGTCTCCGCCTCGTCGGGGGCGGCCCTGGCGATGGCCGCCGGCCCCTCTCGGGCAGCCGCCGCGGTGACCGCGGGCCTACCCCGGACAGCCGTCGCGGTGGCCGACGGCCCACCCCGGACAGCCGTCGCGGTGGCCGACGGCCCACCCCGGACAGCCGTCGCGGTGGCCGACGGCCCTCCTCGGGCGGCCGTCGCGGTGCCCGCTGCCCCGGCCGCCGGCCCGGTGGGCCCGGATCCTGTCACCGCCCGCGGCGCAGTCCCCGCATCCGGCCGGACGGCCGCCGTGCCCGCCGCCCGGCGGCGGGAACCGGTCCCCGTGACCGCCGCGCCGTCCGCGCGCGCAACGCCGTCCACGCAGTTCGCCCAGTCCACGCCGTCCGTGCCCTCCGCGCCGGAAGCCGGCCCGGACGGCGCGTACGAGAGCCGGGCGCCGTCCGGCGCCGTCCCGCTGCGCCGGACGCCGTACCGGAACCTCCTGTGCGGCGTGTCCTACGTACCGCTGCCGGCTCTCGCCGACCGGCACCGCACACGCCTCACATCCTGA
- the glgA gene encoding glycogen synthase → MRVGLLTREYPPDVYGGAGVHVEFLARELRSLVDLRVHCWGEVSSAERAAGVVRHRPWSTLDGANDALRTFSVDLAMAAALEGRDLIHSHTWYANLAGHLAKLLYGVPHVLTAHSLEPLRPWKAEQLGGGYALSGWAERTAVEAADAVIAVSGAMREDILACYPALDPARVHVVHNGIDTELYRPDPATDVLHRLGVDPARPYVLFVGRITRQKGVPHLLRAARHIDPAAQVVLCAGAPDTPEIDREFRELYQELSRVREGVHWIPRMLPRPEVVQLLTHAAVFVCPSVYEPLGIVNLEAMACGTPVVASRVGGIPEVVADGKTGLLVPADDDFERGLARALDALLGDPEGARRMGEAGRERAVGEFGWDTVARRTVRLYEHVVKGT, encoded by the coding sequence GTGCGCGTGGGACTGCTGACCCGGGAGTACCCGCCGGACGTGTACGGCGGCGCGGGGGTCCATGTGGAGTTCCTGGCCCGGGAGTTGCGCTCCCTGGTCGACCTCCGGGTGCACTGCTGGGGCGAGGTCTCCTCGGCCGAGCGCGCCGCGGGCGTCGTACGCCACCGCCCCTGGTCGACCCTGGACGGCGCCAACGACGCGCTGCGCACCTTCTCCGTGGACCTCGCCATGGCCGCCGCCCTGGAGGGCCGCGACCTCATCCACTCCCACACCTGGTACGCCAACCTGGCCGGTCACCTCGCCAAGCTGCTGTACGGCGTCCCGCACGTGCTCACCGCCCATTCGCTGGAGCCGCTGCGGCCGTGGAAGGCCGAGCAACTGGGCGGCGGCTACGCCCTGTCGGGTTGGGCGGAGCGCACCGCCGTCGAGGCCGCCGACGCGGTGATCGCCGTCTCCGGCGCCATGCGCGAGGACATCCTCGCCTGCTATCCGGCGCTGGACCCGGCCCGCGTGCACGTCGTCCACAACGGCATCGACACCGAGCTGTACCGGCCCGATCCGGCCACCGACGTCCTGCACCGCCTCGGCGTCGACCCGGCCCGCCCCTACGTGCTGTTCGTCGGCCGCATCACCCGCCAGAAGGGCGTGCCCCACCTGCTGCGCGCGGCCCGGCACATCGACCCGGCCGCCCAGGTCGTACTGTGCGCGGGCGCGCCCGACACCCCGGAGATCGACCGGGAGTTCCGCGAGCTGTACCAGGAGCTGAGCCGGGTGCGCGAGGGCGTGCACTGGATCCCGCGGATGCTGCCGCGTCCCGAGGTGGTCCAACTCCTCACGCACGCGGCCGTGTTCGTCTGCCCGTCGGTGTACGAGCCGCTCGGCATCGTCAACCTGGAGGCGATGGCCTGCGGCACGCCCGTCGTGGCCTCGCGGGTCGGCGGCATCCCGGAGGTCGTGGCGGACGGCAAGACGGGCCTCCTGGTGCCGGCGGACGACGACTTCGAACGCGGCCTCGCCCGGGCCCTGGACGCGCTGCTCGGGGACCCGGAGGGCGCCCGGCGGATGGGGGAGGCGGGACGCGAGCGGGCAGTCGGTGAGTTCGGCTGGGACACGGTCGCCCGGCGGACGGTCCGGCTCTACGAACACGTCGTCAAGGGGACGTAG
- a CDS encoding transglycosylase family protein, with translation MAVRGRHRRYQPNRINRASLTVTAGGAGMALPFVGAGAAQAADVGTWDKVAACESSNDWNINSGNGYYGGLQFSQSTWEAYGGTAYAARADLATKDQQIAVAEKVLDGQGPGAWPTCSREAGLTRGGGSPDIRPDGGTSARPATRPVADVRPQTTPQSRAGRAEMYTVVRGDTLSAIADEQRVRGGWQGLYAANRSTIGTDPDLIVPGQRLSLRAKASGAPATVAPRPKEQARKAPKREPERQSRERTREASPEKKTSGSLVAPVSGALGTPYRATGSSWSKGYHTGVDFPVPTGTSVQAVGAGRVVSAGWGGSFGYEVVIRHGDGRYTQYAHLSAISVKAGQPVGAGQRIGRAGSTGNSSGPHLHFEVRTGPGFGSDVDPIAYLRAGGVRM, from the coding sequence ATGGCCGTACGCGGCCGGCACCGCCGGTATCAGCCGAACAGGATCAACCGCGCCTCACTCACCGTCACGGCGGGCGGGGCCGGGATGGCCCTCCCGTTCGTGGGTGCCGGCGCCGCTCAGGCCGCCGACGTGGGGACCTGGGACAAGGTCGCCGCCTGCGAGTCGAGCAACGACTGGAACATCAACTCCGGCAACGGCTACTACGGCGGACTCCAGTTCAGCCAGTCCACCTGGGAGGCCTACGGCGGCACGGCGTACGCGGCGCGCGCCGATCTGGCCACCAAGGACCAGCAGATCGCCGTCGCCGAGAAGGTGCTCGACGGGCAGGGCCCCGGCGCCTGGCCCACCTGCTCGCGGGAGGCCGGGCTGACGCGCGGCGGCGGGAGCCCGGACATCCGGCCCGACGGCGGCACGTCGGCACGGCCCGCCACGCGGCCGGTGGCGGACGTCCGGCCGCAGACCACCCCCCAGTCCCGGGCGGGCCGCGCCGAGATGTACACGGTGGTGCGCGGCGACACGCTCTCCGCCATCGCCGACGAACAGCGCGTCCGGGGCGGCTGGCAGGGCCTGTACGCCGCGAACCGCTCGACCATCGGCACCGACCCCGACCTCATCGTCCCCGGCCAGCGCCTCAGCCTGCGCGCCAAGGCGTCCGGCGCCCCGGCGACGGTCGCGCCCCGGCCGAAGGAGCAGGCGCGGAAGGCACCGAAGAGGGAGCCCGAGAGGCAGTCCCGGGAGCGGACCAGGGAGGCGTCGCCGGAGAAGAAGACCTCCGGCTCCCTCGTCGCCCCCGTGAGCGGCGCGCTCGGCACGCCGTACCGGGCGACGGGTTCCAGCTGGTCGAAGGGCTACCACACGGGCGTCGACTTCCCGGTGCCGACCGGGACCTCGGTGCAGGCCGTCGGGGCGGGCCGGGTGGTGAGCGCGGGCTGGGGCGGTTCCTTCGGCTACGAGGTGGTCATCCGGCACGGCGACGGCCGCTACACCCAGTACGCGCACCTGTCCGCGATCTCCGTGAAGGCCGGGCAGCCGGTGGGCGCCGGCCAGCGCATCGGCCGCGCGGGCTCCACCGGGAACAGCTCGGGCCCGCACCTGCACTTCGAGGTGCGGACCGGGCCCGGGTTCGGCTCGGACGTCGACCCGATCGCCTATCTCCGGGCCGGCGGGGTCAGGATGTGA
- the gndA gene encoding NADP-dependent phosphogluconate dehydrogenase → MSTSAQIGVTGLAVMGRNLARNFARNGYTVAVHNRTAARTRALVEEFGHEGEFVAAETAKEFVAALERPRRLVVMVKAGEPTDAVIHEFAPLLEPGDMIIDGGNAHFADTRRRERELREKGIHFVGTGISGGEEGALNGPSIMPGGSKESYESLGPMLERISAKAADGTPCVTHVGPDGAGHFVKMVHNGIEYADMQLIGEAYQLLRDVAGYEPARIAEIFRTWNTGRLDSYLIEITAEVLSHVDAATGEPFVDVVVDRAEQKGTGRWTVQIALDLGVPVSGIAEAVFARSLSGHAALREASRGLAGPAPSPLGEAEAAAFADRVEQALYASKIVSYTQGFHEIAAGSEEYGWDIDLGGVASLWRGGCIIRAAFLDRIRAAYDARPDLPSLLSDETFAREIAAAQDDWRDVLVAAVRQGVPTPGFAAALAYYDALRAERLPAALTQGQRDFFGAHTYRRTDRDGSFHTLWGGDRSEVTA, encoded by the coding sequence ATGAGCACGTCAGCCCAGATCGGCGTCACGGGACTCGCGGTCATGGGCCGCAACCTCGCCCGCAACTTCGCCCGCAACGGCTACACGGTCGCCGTGCACAACCGGACGGCGGCGCGCACGCGCGCGCTGGTGGAGGAGTTCGGACACGAGGGCGAGTTCGTGGCGGCCGAGACCGCGAAGGAGTTCGTGGCGGCGCTGGAGCGGCCCCGCCGGCTCGTCGTCATGGTGAAGGCCGGTGAGCCGACCGACGCCGTGATCCACGAGTTCGCCCCGCTGCTGGAGCCGGGCGACATGATCATCGACGGCGGCAACGCGCACTTCGCCGACACCCGGCGCCGGGAGCGCGAACTGCGCGAGAAGGGCATCCACTTCGTCGGCACCGGCATCTCCGGCGGCGAGGAGGGCGCGCTCAACGGCCCGAGCATCATGCCGGGCGGCTCGAAGGAGTCGTACGAGTCGCTGGGCCCGATGCTGGAGCGGATCTCCGCGAAGGCGGCCGACGGGACGCCCTGTGTGACGCACGTCGGCCCCGACGGCGCCGGACACTTCGTGAAGATGGTGCACAACGGCATCGAGTACGCCGACATGCAGCTGATCGGCGAGGCGTACCAGCTGCTGCGCGACGTCGCCGGGTACGAGCCCGCGCGGATCGCGGAGATCTTCCGGACGTGGAACACCGGCCGCCTCGACTCGTACCTGATCGAGATCACCGCCGAGGTGCTGTCCCACGTGGACGCCGCGACGGGCGAGCCGTTCGTGGACGTGGTCGTGGACCGGGCGGAGCAGAAGGGCACCGGCCGCTGGACCGTCCAGATCGCCCTCGACCTGGGCGTCCCGGTATCGGGCATCGCGGAGGCGGTGTTCGCGCGGTCCCTCTCCGGGCACGCCGCGCTGCGCGAGGCCTCGCGCGGGCTGGCGGGCCCGGCGCCGTCGCCGCTGGGCGAGGCGGAGGCGGCGGCCTTCGCGGACCGGGTGGAGCAGGCGCTGTACGCCTCGAAGATCGTGTCGTACACGCAGGGTTTCCACGAGATCGCGGCGGGCAGCGAGGAGTACGGCTGGGACATCGACCTCGGCGGGGTCGCGTCCCTGTGGCGCGGCGGCTGCATCATCCGCGCGGCGTTCCTCGACCGGATCCGCGCCGCCTACGACGCCCGTCCCGACCTGCCGAGCCTGCTCTCCGACGAGACGTTCGCGCGGGAGATCGCGGCGGCGCAGGACGACTGGCGGGACGTGCTGGTCGCGGCGGTGCGGCAGGGCGTGCCGACACCGGGGTTCGCGGCGGCGCTGGCGTACTACGACGCGCTGCGCGCCGAGCGGCTGCCGGCGGCGCTGACGCAGGGGCAGCGGGACTTCTTCGGGGCGCACACGTACCGGCGGACGGACCGGGACGGGTCGTTCCACACGCTGTGGGGCGGGGACCGGTCGGAGGTGACCGCCTGA
- a CDS encoding (2Fe-2S)-binding protein, with the protein MVLLLFVDLDPELAALRPLGGFFPLRTGAPPRGPLPTLAHAYAGHAREASGGDPMEASGGDPLDVRIRKVTDALRAPEPRIAASVAHLGLAARLWSAALGCAALYGRVPDLDPGLLCWDPDGSAPDDLWLTAVRPPGREGDAAALAGAVLHGHLVPLAAALRARYRLAPGLLRGNAASALAGTARTLDTWARTHGRPDAADRARSLTAALLAHPLLADTGTLTGTAFRRRSCCLYYRVPGGGVCGDCCFTRPPRSSPRAASGRP; encoded by the coding sequence TTGGTACTACTGCTCTTCGTGGACCTCGACCCCGAACTCGCCGCACTCCGCCCGCTCGGCGGCTTCTTCCCGCTGCGCACGGGTGCGCCGCCGCGCGGCCCCCTGCCGACTCTCGCCCACGCGTACGCCGGTCACGCGCGGGAGGCGTCCGGCGGTGACCCGATGGAGGCGTCCGGCGGCGACCCGCTGGACGTCCGGATCCGCAAGGTCACGGACGCCCTGCGCGCCCCCGAGCCGCGGATCGCCGCCTCCGTGGCCCACCTGGGCCTCGCCGCCCGGCTGTGGTCCGCCGCCCTGGGCTGCGCCGCGCTGTACGGCCGTGTCCCCGACCTCGATCCGGGACTGCTGTGCTGGGACCCCGACGGGAGCGCCCCCGACGACCTGTGGCTGACCGCGGTGCGCCCGCCGGGCCGGGAGGGCGACGCGGCGGCCCTCGCCGGCGCCGTGCTGCACGGCCACCTCGTCCCGCTGGCCGCCGCCCTGCGCGCCCGCTACCGCCTCGCGCCCGGTCTGCTGCGAGGCAACGCCGCCTCCGCGCTGGCCGGCACCGCGCGCACCCTGGACACCTGGGCGCGCACGCACGGCCGCCCGGACGCCGCAGACCGGGCCCGCTCCCTGACCGCCGCCCTGCTCGCCCACCCCCTCCTCGCGGACACCGGCACCCTCACCGGCACCGCGTTCCGGCGCCGCAGCTGCTGCCTCTACTACCGGGTGCCCGGCGGGGGAGTGTGCGGCGACTGCTGCTTCACCCGCCCCCCGCGGTCTTCCCCGCGCGCCGCATCCGGGAGACCATGA
- the panD gene encoding aspartate 1-decarboxylase, with translation MFRTMFKSKIHRATVTQADLHYVGSVTIDADLLDAADLLPGELVHIVDITNGARLETYVIEGERGSGVVGINGAAAHLVHPGDLVIIISYAQVTDAEARALRPRVVHVDRDNRIVDLGSDPGEPVPGSGQQRSPQAVRA, from the coding sequence GTGTTCCGTACCATGTTCAAGTCCAAGATCCACCGCGCCACCGTCACCCAGGCCGACCTGCACTACGTGGGATCGGTGACCATCGACGCGGATCTGCTCGACGCCGCCGATCTGCTGCCCGGTGAGCTGGTGCACATCGTCGACATCACCAACGGCGCCCGGCTGGAGACGTACGTCATCGAGGGGGAGCGCGGGTCCGGGGTCGTCGGGATCAACGGGGCGGCCGCGCACCTCGTGCACCCAGGAGACCTGGTGATCATCATCAGTTACGCTCAGGTGACCGACGCCGAGGCGCGGGCGCTCAGGCCCCGGGTGGTGCACGTGGACCGCGACAACCGGATCGTGGACCTCGGCAGCGACCCCGGGGAGCCGGTGCCGGGCTCGGGCCAGCAGCGCAGCCCGCAGGCCGTACGGGCCTGA